In one Chryseobacterium camelliae genomic region, the following are encoded:
- a CDS encoding SMI1/KNR4 family protein, translating into MNNKFKFPKDYVSFINNLKDHEINSKSGYIELFPLDELEEINKEYESEGLVPNFVPIGTNGGGVGIFFNKTNNNIYSIPLVGMEENDAVLLADSFSEFIYKFENDEFEIY; encoded by the coding sequence ATGAATAATAAATTTAAATTTCCGAAGGATTATGTTTCTTTTATAAACAACTTAAAAGACCATGAAATTAATTCTAAAAGTGGTTATATTGAATTATTCCCATTAGATGAATTAGAGGAAATTAATAAAGAATATGAATCCGAAGGATTAGTTCCAAATTTTGTGCCTATTGGAACTAATGGAGGTGGTGTTGGTATCTTTTTTAATAAAACAAATAACAATATTTATTCTATACCATTGGTTGGAATGGAAGAAAATGATGCTGTTTTGCTTGCTGATTCGTTTTCTGAATTTATTTATAAGTTTGAAAATGATGAATTTGAAATATATTAA
- a CDS encoding site-specific integrase → MLVEQSYGLTYFLKSSKNEKIRHIYLRITVDGIPKETSTKRKWYPNRWDQKEGKAIGTKEDARTINLFLESLTTKINRHRTELMNNDIPITSIDLINFVNGKYRARNKVLEEFQEHNDEMSKLVITGEYSKGTHERYITARSHVQEFIKYKYAKNDLEFTALNYEFVKDYNIYLKTVRNCSNNTSLKYISNFKKIVLRAVAKEIIPKDPFKLFVSKKTKIKKKPLTKMELKRIEEKEFRSERLSVVRDIFIFQCYTGLSYIDAFQLKWEDIKETDDGSMWIMSSRQKSKSDTDIPLLPKALEIMAQYKNDPLCLKRGTVLPGRSNQKMNEYLKEIAVLCEIHETLNTHKARRTFASTITLNNGVSIHVVKEMLGHYSIKQTEEYAITEQASIAREMKELETKLRSTDNFNQDLVKLLEQLEKEFQDLKTARSNHSDISFADRCDAFENMLCRAKAIV, encoded by the coding sequence ATGTTAGTAGAACAAAGCTACGGGCTCACCTACTTTTTAAAGAGCTCAAAAAACGAAAAGATTCGCCACATTTACTTGCGAATCACCGTAGATGGTATTCCTAAAGAGACCTCCACCAAAAGAAAATGGTATCCTAACCGATGGGATCAGAAAGAAGGTAAAGCCATTGGGACAAAAGAAGATGCCCGAACAATTAATCTTTTCCTTGAATCCTTAACCACTAAGATCAATCGTCACAGAACGGAGTTAATGAATAATGATATTCCCATTACCTCTATTGATCTCATTAATTTTGTCAACGGAAAATATCGAGCACGCAATAAAGTTCTTGAAGAATTCCAGGAACATAACGATGAGATGTCCAAACTGGTCATTACCGGGGAATATTCCAAAGGTACCCATGAACGTTATATCACAGCACGTTCACATGTACAGGAATTTATTAAATATAAATATGCTAAGAATGATCTTGAGTTTACGGCATTGAATTATGAATTTGTGAAGGATTATAATATATACCTTAAAACCGTAAGAAATTGCTCTAATAACACTTCATTGAAATATATCAGCAATTTTAAAAAAATTGTTTTAAGGGCTGTGGCAAAAGAGATCATTCCCAAAGATCCGTTCAAGCTGTTTGTTAGCAAGAAAACCAAGATTAAAAAAAAGCCGCTGACAAAAATGGAACTGAAACGGATTGAAGAAAAAGAGTTTAGATCAGAAAGACTAAGTGTAGTTCGGGATATTTTCATATTTCAATGCTACACGGGATTGTCCTACATTGATGCCTTTCAATTAAAATGGGAAGATATTAAAGAGACAGACGATGGAAGTATGTGGATTATGTCAAGCCGACAAAAATCAAAATCAGATACCGACATCCCTCTTCTTCCTAAAGCATTGGAGATTATGGCTCAATATAAGAATGATCCTCTATGTTTGAAAAGAGGCACTGTACTTCCCGGGCGTTCAAATCAAAAAATGAATGAGTATCTAAAAGAAATTGCTGTATTATGCGAAATTCATGAAACGCTCAACACGCATAAAGCCAGACGTACCTTTGCCAGTACGATCACATTAAACAATGGGGTATCCATTCATGTGGTCAAAGAAATGCTGGGACACTACTCAATTAAGCAGACCGAAGAGTACGCCATTACCGAACAGGCATCCATAGCCCGTGAGATGAAGGAGCTTGAAACCAAGCTAAGAAGTACAGATAATTTTAACCAGGATTTGGTGAAATTGCTTGAGCAGCTCGAAAAAGAGTTCCAAGACCTAAAGACTGCCCGGAGCAATCACTCTGATATTTCTTTTGCTGATAGATGTGATGCTTTTGAAAATATGCTGTGTAGGGCAAAGGCAATTGTTTAA
- a CDS encoding DMP19 family protein: MEYTIANKYEKAVSELNEELLKNCDNWYNYVLNLPKDQQVVYTVVLLNWQVENGGFHQYFFNSYGQFAYLTIKNLKLIGANERAQLYFYNQIMTYL; encoded by the coding sequence ATGGAATACACCATTGCAAATAAATATGAGAAAGCAGTAAGTGAATTAAATGAGGAGTTATTAAAGAATTGTGATAATTGGTATAATTACGTTTTAAATTTGCCAAAAGATCAACAAGTTGTTTATACTGTTGTTTTACTTAATTGGCAAGTGGAGAATGGTGGCTTTCACCAATATTTTTTCAATTCTTATGGGCAATTTGCTTATTTGACTATCAAAAATTTAAAACTAATAGGAGCAAATGAAAGAGCACAGTTATATTTTTATAATCAAATTATGACGTATTTATAA
- a CDS encoding DUF3408 domain-containing protein codes for MINENSQEYDPKIGNEAKNQATNENRDKAIKVPVKSRVDEAETMRLMADWGLEERKPREDKPEISTDRSIKPTVEPVAQMTEKDYYEAFFKIPIENASKGRSVYIRPEFHQKFLKLIAGLEINKLTIYAYVDNIIERHFKEFDELIQKIYQDRNRPIF; via the coding sequence ATGATAAATGAAAATTCACAGGAATATGACCCTAAAATAGGGAATGAAGCTAAAAACCAAGCAACAAATGAAAACAGGGATAAAGCTATAAAGGTTCCTGTAAAATCACGGGTAGATGAAGCAGAGACAATGCGTCTAATGGCCGACTGGGGTTTAGAAGAAAGGAAGCCGAGGGAAGATAAACCAGAAATCAGCACGGATAGGTCGATTAAACCAACAGTGGAGCCAGTAGCACAGATGACAGAGAAAGATTATTATGAAGCATTCTTTAAGATCCCGATTGAAAATGCAAGCAAAGGGCGGTCTGTATATATCCGCCCTGAATTCCATCAGAAATTTTTAAAACTGATCGCAGGGCTTGAAATCAATAAACTAACTATTTATGCCTATGTAGATAACATCATTGAACGTCATTTTAAGGAGTTTGACGAACTGATACAGAAAATTTATCAGGATAGAAACAGACCGATTTTCTAA
- a CDS encoding helix-turn-helix domain-containing protein has product MNTLTKNDLEAFRKQMISDIGNLLENKLAYGKESEEFGWMRSKAIRKALNISASTLQNLRITGKIRFKKVLGSYYYNKEDLQHLFDDED; this is encoded by the coding sequence ATGAACACACTAACAAAAAATGATCTCGAAGCATTCAGAAAACAGATGATTTCTGATATTGGAAATCTTCTTGAAAACAAATTAGCTTATGGTAAAGAATCCGAAGAGTTTGGCTGGATGCGCAGCAAGGCTATTCGCAAAGCGTTGAATATTTCCGCTTCTACTCTACAGAATTTAAGGATCACCGGTAAAATTCGCTTTAAAAAAGTATTGGGTTCTTATTACTACAATAAAGAAGATCTTCAACACCTATTTGACGATGAAGACTAA
- a CDS encoding toprim domain-containing protein, whose protein sequence is MNCKQFNAISLEEVLAVLGHLPVKQNDKEAWYLSPFGTEKQASFKVDRPNNIWHLFSEGVGGSTTDFIQKYLNISVKEVLEWASERDFSSFQPQEKKTKPEPDYHIDRITDIQNPNLIQYLYERRLSAKVYPLIKEVWFTIDSKKFYAIGFKNLLDGWELRNAFYKGALNRKDISILSFPVEINSPTAESQNQKVAVFEGFMDALSFVEMQKEFKGDLLVLNSIALLKRAMKELSGYSQISLFLDNDSAGRKCTAKIMAAYPYAKDYSYLYQAHKDMNEHLVAKRNRQALSVRNAGNAPRKEAGSAKQKEDCNEETNRIKKGVRRRM, encoded by the coding sequence ATGAACTGTAAACAATTCAATGCTATCAGCCTGGAAGAAGTCCTCGCTGTTCTCGGACACCTTCCAGTCAAACAAAATGATAAAGAAGCCTGGTATCTCAGTCCTTTTGGTACCGAGAAACAGGCATCTTTTAAGGTTGACAGGCCCAATAACATCTGGCACCTCTTTTCCGAAGGTGTAGGTGGTTCTACGACCGATTTCATACAGAAATATCTAAATATTTCTGTAAAAGAAGTCCTTGAATGGGCATCAGAACGTGATTTTTCTTCTTTTCAACCGCAAGAAAAAAAAACAAAACCTGAACCGGATTATCATATTGATAGGATAACTGACATTCAGAACCCTAATCTCATTCAGTATCTCTATGAAAGGAGGCTTTCAGCAAAGGTCTATCCATTGATAAAAGAAGTCTGGTTTACCATAGACAGTAAAAAGTTCTACGCTATTGGCTTTAAAAACCTTCTGGATGGATGGGAACTCCGAAACGCCTTCTATAAAGGTGCCCTGAACAGAAAGGACATTTCTATCCTATCATTTCCTGTAGAAATCAACAGCCCTACAGCTGAAAGTCAGAACCAGAAGGTTGCCGTTTTTGAGGGCTTTATGGATGCGCTGTCCTTTGTGGAAATGCAGAAAGAATTCAAAGGAGATCTGCTCGTGCTTAATTCGATTGCTCTGCTAAAAAGGGCTATGAAAGAACTGTCCGGATATTCCCAGATTAGTCTGTTTCTGGACAACGATAGCGCAGGCCGAAAATGTACTGCTAAAATCATGGCTGCCTATCCCTATGCCAAAGATTATTCCTATCTCTATCAGGCGCACAAAGACATGAATGAACACCTTGTGGCAAAGAGGAATCGGCAGGCTCTGTCTGTACGAAATGCGGGGAATGCTCCCCGAAAGGAAGCTGGCAGTGCAAAACAAAAAGAGGATTGCAATGAAGAAACAAACAGGATAAAAAAGGGTGTGCGCAGGAGAATGTAG
- a CDS encoding zeta toxin family protein, with product MASEWSEELLKLREQYQLSDEDFTAILAIIVEEVADGYLPSPFPKVVILGGAPGSGKTELQKEAESLLRGNAVICNADNLRDFHPLSHEIKRNHPSFYPDITAEYAQKWNDLLCNYCQQKRLNYILETTFSSGARLQQTIREIKDVGYQVDIMLLAVSPRLSLLGTYIRYENSIENQGLGRKVSKEAHDVRFNAIPSTIDAITKNQLFDDIRIYSRSVVLEYANLIEGVTLVAHNPVNVLKVYQEEIERPCPLKLKEYFKQSYSNVFEMMRKRQAHPREIERFRNELGIIMPPSQKRGRRM from the coding sequence ATGGCAAGCGAATGGTCTGAAGAACTTCTGAAGTTGAGAGAGCAATATCAGCTTTCAGATGAAGACTTTACTGCTATACTTGCTATTATTGTTGAAGAAGTTGCAGATGGCTATCTACCTTCCCCATTTCCCAAGGTGGTAATTTTGGGAGGCGCTCCCGGATCAGGTAAGACAGAACTCCAAAAAGAAGCTGAATCCTTGCTTAGAGGTAATGCAGTAATCTGCAATGCTGATAATCTCAGGGATTTCCATCCCTTATCCCATGAAATTAAGCGGAACCATCCATCATTTTATCCTGATATAACCGCAGAATATGCCCAGAAATGGAATGATCTTTTATGCAATTATTGTCAGCAAAAGCGTTTAAACTATATCCTGGAAACTACTTTTTCATCAGGTGCACGTTTACAGCAGACGATAAGGGAAATAAAAGATGTAGGCTATCAGGTTGATATTATGCTTCTTGCTGTCAGTCCCCGTTTAAGCCTGCTGGGAACTTATATCAGGTATGAAAACAGTATTGAAAATCAGGGGCTTGGCAGGAAGGTATCAAAAGAGGCACATGATGTTCGTTTTAATGCTATTCCCTCAACAATTGATGCAATAACTAAGAATCAGTTATTTGATGATATTAGAATTTATTCACGATCAGTTGTCCTTGAATATGCAAACTTGATTGAAGGAGTAACTTTGGTTGCTCACAATCCTGTTAATGTGCTCAAAGTTTATCAAGAAGAAATCGAGCGTCCTTGTCCTCTAAAGCTTAAGGAATATTTTAAGCAGTCCTATAGTAATGTATTTGAGATGATGCGTAAGCGCCAGGCGCATCCACGGGAGATTGAACGTTTCAGGAATGAATTGGGGATAATTATGCCTCCATCTCAAAAAAGAGGCCGAAGGATGTAA